The following nucleotide sequence is from Nitrososphaerota archaeon.
TAACGATCTGGTTGGACAGCACCTCTTCCCAGATTCAGAACGTCACCGCTCTCGACAGCTGGGCCGTAAGCAGAAGCGCCCTGTGGGTGAATCCCTGCTTGTCCGCAAACCTGTGGTGGCCGATCGGCATGGGAGTGATGAAGGGATTCGAAACTGAATCGAACTTCTCCTCGGGGGAGTTCGTTCTGGGACCACAAGAGTTCCTCGGGTGCCTGCCAATAACGAACTCTACCAACGGCACCATCGAGGGCCCTGCCCACTACTTCGTCCTCGAGCCGCACAGTTCGAAGGCAATAGTGGACCTGAACAACAATTTCGAGTTCTGGCCCATCAGGACGACCTTCCTAATCGGCAGCGACTCCTTGGCCCCCGGCCAGCACCTTGCTGGCTTCTACACGGCCATCGGGGCCGACGAGTGGGGCGACCTGGTCATCCTCCACTTCCGTGTCCCCTGACCGGCTCGACTTATCTAACCGGGGTTCGCTAGCTTTCGTCTCCCATGAAAGTCGATGCAACCCTGATGCACAGGCTCTTCTATCCGCAGGTCCCCGCTATTTTCTGCGCGCAGCACGGCGGAAGGGTCTCAGCGATGCCCGTGGTGTCTTACGCCTGGGTTTCAGGTCGTCCGCCCCTGGTGGCTGTAGGGTGCAACCCAGCGAGCTTCACCTTCAAGCTTGCTGTCAAGGCTCGGGCATTCTCCCTTTGTCTGGTCGACCGCAGGTATGTCGAGGCGGTTGAGCGACTGGCGACCGAAAGCGGAAAGGGAGCGAAGGACAAGATCGCCGACGCCGGTCTCGGTCATCGGAAGGCACCAACCGTGGATGCCCCCATCATCAACGAGGCAGTGGCGACTCTGGAATGCGAACTCGATTCCAAGAGAAAGTTGGGGGACCACGTACTCCTCATCGGCCTCGTCAAGGCCTCCTACGCCTCTGAGAACTTCTCGGACTTCTGGGACTTCGAGCGCTATAGGCCAATTCTCTACACGGGATGGAAGAAGGGCCTCTCGACCTACCCGACACACTAGGCCTAGGACCTTGCGACGTCCTTGCCTCGGCTAGTCCTTCTCAGAGACGAACCTCGGGGCGAGGCTGCCCGTCCCGTTCAT
It contains:
- a CDS encoding flavin reductase family protein, which codes for MKVDATLMHRLFYPQVPAIFCAQHGGRVSAMPVVSYAWVSGRPPLVAVGCNPASFTFKLAVKARAFSLCLVDRRYVEAVERLATESGKGAKDKIADAGLGHRKAPTVDAPIINEAVATLECELDSKRKLGDHVLLIGLVKASYASENFSDFWDFERYRPILYTGWKKGLSTYPTH